CACGTTATGCACATCGTGAGTGACATTCAGGGTCGGCTGTCGGACGGCAAGGATGCTTTCGACGCTCTGCTGGCCGGCTTCCCGGCCGGTACCGTCACGGGTGCCCCCAAGATCAGGGCTATGGAGCTCATTAATGAACTGGAGCCCATCCGTCGGGGCATCTATGCCGGTACCATAGGATATATTGACTTCCACGGCAACCTGAACACATGCATCGCCATCCGCACCATGCTCATCAAGGACGGGATTGTGAGCTTCCAGAGCGGGGCGGGGATTGTGGCTGATTCCGATCCTGAAAAGGAGTACCAAGAGACGGTGAACAAGGCGGAGGCCATTATGCGGGCTGTCGATTTCGCTGAAAAGGGATTGCAGTGATCCTCGTTCTGGATAACTACGATTCCTTTACTTATAACCTTGTGCAGTACATCGGCCACTTCACGGAGGAGGTTGAGGTGATCCGCAACGACGCCCTGCCTCTGGAAGAGCTGCGGCGAAAGTCACCGGAGAAGATCATAATTTCCCCTGGACCCGGCCGCCCGGAGAATGCCGGGCTATCGGTAGCGGTGGTGCAGGAGCTGGGACCCACCATCCCGATCCTGGGCGTTTGTTTGGGGCATCAGGCCGTTGCCGCCGCCTATGGCGGTAAGGTCGTCCAAGCCCCGGAAATCCGTCACGGCAAACTTTCCACCATCAAACATAATGGCCGCAGCCTGTTTAGCGGCATCCCATCACCACTCCAGGCCACCCGGTATCACTCACTTATAGTGGAGGAAGCTTCCCTACCAGCAGAGCTGCTAGTGACGGCCCGGAGCGATAGCGGTCTGGTGATGGGGATCGCGCACCAATCCCATCCCGTGCTGGGAGTGCAATTTCACCCCGAATCCATCCTGACCGAATATGGATTGCACATGATCGAAAACTTCATCGTGAGGTTCCCATGAAAACCATTCTAAACCAGCTCCTGGGCCACCAGGACCTTTCCATGCCCGAAGCCCATGACGTCATGGTACGCATCATGTCGGGCGAGTTTAACGATAGCCAAATTGCCGCCTTTTTGGTGGCACTCAGAGCCAAGGGTGAAACCTCTTCAGAGATCGCCGGTTTCGCCCAGGCCATGCGGGACAAAATGATCAAGGTGCCCATTTCAGTGGACGCGATCGACATGTGCGGTACCGGAGGGGATGCCAAGGGAACCTTCAATATCTCCACCGTCGCCTCTTTCGTGGTGGCCGGAGCGGGCGTCCCGGTAGCCAAGCACGGAAATCGCTCTGTCACCAGCGACTCCGGGTCGGCGGATGTCCTGGCGGCCTTAGGGGTGGACATCGATATGAAGCCCGACAAGGTTGCTGAAGCGGTTGAGCAGGTAGGGCTCGGCTTTATGTTCCCACCCTCGCTTCACCCGGCTATGAAGCACGTCATGCCGGCGCGGAGATCTCTGAGCATCCGTACCGTTTTTAACATTCTGGGACCCCTCTCCAATCCCGCCGGAGCCCAGCGACAGCTGCTGGGCATCTTTGACGGCACCCTTACCGAGACCCTGGCCAAAGTGCTCAGAAAGCTGGGCTCCAAGCAGGCATTACTGGTCTACGGGGAGGATGGCCTCGATGAGCTCACCACCACCACGTCCTCCAAGATGAGCCATCTGCTGGAGACCGGTATCGTGAAATCGTCGATTCTCAATCCAAGCAGTCTGGGTTTGCCCCGGGCGTCTCTGGCTGACCTCAAAGGAGGATCACCCGAAGAAAATGCCAAGATTACCATAGACATTCTCCGGGGACAGGTCGGCCCTAAGCGGGATGTGGTGCTGCTGAATGCTGCTGCCGGACTCATGGTGGGAGGGGCAGTGGCTGAACTTAAAGATGGTATTGCGCTGGCTGCCGAATCCATCGACAGCGGCCGGGCACTCAAGGTACTGGAAAACCTGGTAGCCTTCTAAATGTCTATTCTGGATGAAATATTAGCCCATAAGGCCGAAGAGGTCCGTCAACGCCAAGAACGCCATCCGGTGGAGGCCTTCCCTCCCAGGCCCGGCGAGGTGCGTGACTTTCGCGGGGCTCTAGGAAAGCCCGGGCTACAGGTCATTGCTGAAGTGAAGCGGAGATCACCATCTATAGGGAATATCCGGATGGAGCTGGAGCCTTCCCACCTGGCCCGCAGCTACGCCCAAGCTGGCGCGGCGGCGATCTCCGTTCTTACCGATGAAAAATATTTCGGCGGCAGCCTGGAACACCTAATGGAAGTGCGCACCGCCGTTGATCTCCCCGTGTTGCAAAAAGACTTTATTATCAGCGAGTATCAGGTGTACGAGTCCTATCAGGCTGGTGCTGATGCCATCCTCCTGATCGCCGATGCCCTGCCACAAGAACGGCTGGAAGCACTATACTGGCTGGCCCGTTCCCTGGGGCTTCACGTACTGGTGGAAGGCTATAGTGAGAGTGCCCTCACGCGGCTTCGCCAGCTGATGCCGCGATTAGCAGGCATAAATTCTCGGAACCTTGCCACGATGAAGATAGATCTGGAGTTCATGCTCTGGTCACGCCATCTCCTGCCAACAGCAGCTATTCACGTGGCTGAGTCCGGTATCGCTAACTCGGCCGACCTGGCCAAGGTAGAGCAGGCCGGATACGACGCCGCCCTCATCGGCACGGCCCTGCTTAGAGAAAGTGACCCCGGGGCTACCCTGCGCCGCTTTCTGGCCAGCCTCAACCCGGAGGAGTCATCGGGATGATACCCGTCAAGATCTGCGGTATTACCCGCGAAAAGGACGCCCGCCTGGCAGCCCAGCTCGGCGCAGCAGCACTGGGATTCATCTTCTATCCCCTCAGTCCCCGCTATATTACGCCCGAAAAGGCCCGGGCCATCGCTGAGGCAGTCGGCAGCCACCCTCGCAAGGTGGGGGTTTTTGTGAACGCATCTATAGAAGAGATCAACCACATTGTTGTCAAGGCAGGCCTGGACCTGGTGCAGCTAAGTGGCAATGAGCCGCCGGAGGTCTGCCGGCGCGTGACCGCCCCCGTGATCAAGGCCTTCCGAGTAGGAACGGATTTCCAACCAGCGCTTGCGGAACCCTATGATGTCCACGCTATTCTGTTGGATACCCATTCCCCAGGCAGTTTCGGCGGCACGGGCAAGACCTTCGAATGGTCCCGGATTAATCGGGACGCCTTCACCAGACCCCTAATTCTCTCGGGAGGGCTGAATTCCAGGAATATCCTCAGGGGTATCGAAGCGCTCCGTCCCCACGCGGTGGACGTCAACAGCGGCGTAGAGGCCAGTCCCGGCGTGAAAGACCATGTGAAAATGAACCGCCTGTTCGCTGTTCTATCCCAAACTCAGGCAGATGATGAACAAGTCTTCTAAGCTCAAGTCGTCAGGCTATGCTCAACCCGACAGCCATGGCCGCTTCGGTGAATTTGGTGGCCAGTATGTGCCGGAAACCCTGCTCCCAGCCCTTCAAGCCTTGGAACAGGCCTATGCAGCCGCGAAAGCGGATCGAAATTTCCAGGACGAATTGGATCATTTATTCCACCATTATGCCGGGCGACCAACACCTTTGTACCATGCCAGGCAACTCAGCAGAGAGTTGGGCGCCAACCTCTATTTAAAGCGGGAAGACCTGGCCTATACCGGCGCCCATAAAATCAATAATACTCTCGGGCAAATCCTGCTGGCCCGGCGGATGGGCAAGACGCGCATTATAGCCGAGACCGGTGCCGGCCAGCACGGGGTAGCTACAGCCTCGGTGGCGGCCCAATTCGGCCTGACGTGCCTGGTGTACATGGGGGAGGAGGACATGCATCGCCAGCGACTCAATGTCTTCCGCATGGAGCTGCTGGGTGCGGAAGTCCGGCCTGTAGCTAGCGGCACCAAAACCCTGAAAGAGGCCACCAGTGAGGCCATCCGCGATTGGGTTGCCAATGTAGAAGATACTCACTACCTCCTTGGGTCAGTCGTAGGCCCCCATCCCTACCCCATGCTGGTCCGTGACTTCCAGACGGTGATCGGACGGGAAACAAAGCTGCAATTCGCACAGCAGGTAGGAGGATTGCCGGACCTGCTGGTAGCTTGTGTGGGCGGTGGCAGTAACGCCATTGGTCTATTCCATCCCTTCCTGGACGACCCGGTGCGTATGGTGGGCGTAGAAGCCGCCGGTCGGGGATTGGACTCAGGTGCCCATGCCGCCACCCTTATTAAAGGAACCAAAGGAGTGCTCCACGGCTCAGCCAGCTATCTCCTCCAGACCGACGACGGGCAGGTACAGCTGCCCCACTCCATCAGCGCCGGTCTCGATTACCCCGGCGTGGGACCGGAACATAGCTACTTGAAGGAACGAGGCCGGGTGACTTATCTATCAGCCACTGATGACGAGGCCCTGACGGCCTTCCAGTGGCTGGCGGAAAAGGAGGGGATCATTCCGGCCCTCGAACCGGCTCACGCCCTGGCGGCCCTGCAGCAGAAAAAAATTGATCTCGCTGAAGGAATGAACGTGATCCTGTGTTTGTCCGGTCGCGGGGATAAGGATGTCCAGACAGTGGCCGCTGCCCTCGGTAGGGGCATCTCGTGAGGCGCATCGCCCGGCTCTTTCGCTCCCCCGGCAAAAAGTTGGTGCCCTTCTTTACCGCCGGCTTCCCGCAGCTGGAGAGCACCCTGCCACTGGTGCTGGCGGCCGAAAAGGCCGGCGCCCAGATGGTGGAAATCGGCATGCCTTTTTCAGACCCTCTGGCTGATGGTCCCGTCATCCAGCGCACCAGCCAGACAGCTCTGGCAAATGGCGTCACCATACCTTGGATCCTCGACACAGTAGCGCAAATTCGTAAGCGGTCTCAGTTACCCATCACTCTCATGGGCTACATTAACCCGCTTTTAAAGATGGGTCTGGAAACATTCCTTGCTCGTGCTCAGGCATCTGGAGTTGATGGGCTCATCATCCCTGATCTGCCACCCGAGCAAGGGGCGGAGTTCTACCAGCAGGCCCGCAAACTGGGCATCAGCACTATTTATCTGGTAGCCCCCAATACCCCGGACGCACGCATTCAACACCTGAGCCGGGAAGCGGAAGACCTCCTTTATGCTGTTTCCATACTTGGCGTCACGGGATCAACCCTGTCCGCCCGGCAGGGTCTGGCTCGCTACCTGGATCGGGTGCGGGCAGCATCAGAAGTCCCCTTTGTGGTCGGTTTCGGCCTGACCACCCCGGAAGACATACACCAGGTTGCAGCCAGAGCGGACGGCGTGGTAGTGGGCAGCGCACTGCTGGCCCGTATCGAAAAATCTAGCGACCCGGTCCAGGAGACGACTCAGTTCTTAAGAAGCTTAGCCGCGGCCTTAGCCCAAGAGAAACGACCCGCCGGTCAGGATAAAAGAAATGCGTAGCTCCCGCCGCAACCGGTTTACTAACCGGAAGGGAAGAACAACGGCACACTATTCTTAGGAGTCAAGCAATGACAGTCAAGGGAGAACGACCGAGGGTAGGTATCATCGGGTTCGGTCGTTTCGGGCCGGTGCTAGCCCGCCTACTCATGCCCAAGCATGAGGTGTTAGCCTATGATATTGTTGACATCACAGAGCGGGCAAGATCGGCTGGGGCTAAACCAGCCAGCTGGGAGGAGGTGGCGAAGGCCCCCACCATTTTCCTGGCCGTCCCAATCCGCCGCCTTAAGAAAGTGGTGGCCGCGCTGGTACCCGATGTAAAACCCGGCACCGCCGTCATGGACGTCTGTTCAGTGAAAGTCTACCCAGCCACCGTGATGAAAGAGTATTTCCCGCCGGCGATCACAACCATTGCCTCCCATCCCCTTTTCGGGCCCGATTCCAGTTACCAGGGATTCCAGAACCTGCCGCTGGTGATGTACCCCGTCTCCCCCCGCTCACAGCTGTTTGATGATTGGGTACGGTACTTTCGGGACCAGGGACTGCGGGTAATTGAGATGTCACCGGAAGAACACGACCGCCTTGCAGCCCGGAGCCAGGGCATCACTCACTTCATCGGGCGGGTGCTCACAGAGTTCGGCATCGCCCCCACCCCTATTGACACAGAGGGCTTCCGGGATCTGCAGCTGGTGGTAGAACAGACCTGCTACGACAGTTTCGAACTCTTTCACGACCTGGAAAATTTCAATCCCTACACCATGGAAATGATCGACGCCGTCATGAAGGCTGTGGATCAAGTGAAACAATCGATTCTACGGAGAGAATGAATGCTAGTTATAATGGATGCCCGCGCCACGGATGAAGATATCCAGCGGGTGGAAAACCGCATCCGTGAACTGGGTTACAAGGCCCACCCCATCCCTGGTGCTACCCGTCTGGCCATTGGCGTAACCGGCAACCAGGGCATCGAAGATCGAATTTACCTGGAGGGTTTGCCGGGGGTTCAGCAGGTCATCCCGGTGACCAAGCCCTATAAATTGGCCAGCAGGGAAACCAAGCCCGAAAACTCGGTGGTTACCGTGGGCCATGTTAAATTTGGTGATGGCAGTGTGGTGATGATTGCTGGTCCCTGTGCCGTTGAGAGTCGGGAGCAGACCCTGCGGATTGCTGAAGCGGTGGCTTCCCTGGGGGCGCAAATGCTCCGAGGCGGCGCCTATAAGCCCCGCACCTCACCCTACACCTTCCAGGGATTGGGTGAGCCGGGCTTGGTAATCCTAGCCGAGGCCCGAGAGCGAACCGGGCTGCCAGTGGTGACGGAAGTGGTGGACCCCGGGCTCGCCCCCCTGGTGGCCAAGTACGCCGACATGCTACAAATCGGCACCCGGAATATGCAGAACTTCGAGCTCCTGAAGGAAGTGGGAAAGCTAGGCAAGCCGGTCTTGATGAAACGGGGTATGAGCGCTACTCTCGATGAGACCCTCATGTCCGCGGAGTACCTCATGTCCCACGGGACCCACGATGTGGTTATCTGCGAGCGGGGGGTACGCACTTTTGCCAGCCATGCCCGCAACACCTTGGACGTAAGCGTTATCCCGGCCCTCAAGCAGGTAAGTCACCTGCCCATCATCGTGGACCCCAGTCACGCCAGCGGCAATCGCAATAGTGTCATTCCCCTGGCTCTGGCTGGTGTGGGTGCTGGTGCCGACGGCCTGATTGTGGATGTGCATGACGATCCCGACCATGCCCTGGTTGACGGCCCGCAGGCTCTTTTGCCTAAGGACTTCCAGGCACTCATGGGGCTGCTGGAAAAGGTTACCGCCGCATTGGGCCGCCAATTTGTCCTCCATCGGCAGCCAGGGAAAGAACCTAGCAACGATGCACTTGCGCTTGCCGGGAGATAAGTCCATCTCTCACCGGGCCCTAATGCTTGCGGCCCTGGCGGATGGTACTTCGCATTTAATGAACCTCTCACCAGGTGCTGACCTAACTGCTACCCGCCGCAGCCTGGCGCAGTGTGGCATTTCCATCCGCAAAGAAGGGGAGGAAATGATAGTGGAAGGTTGCGGCGGCAATTTCCAGTCACCGAAGGGAGATCTGGACGCGGGCAATGCTGGCACCACCGCCCGGCTGCTGACCGGGCTGCTGGCCGGGCGGGGCATTCACGCCCGGCTGACCGGTGATGCATCTCTATCACGCCGCCCCATGGGACGGATCGCAACTCCGCTCCAACAGCTAGGGGCCAGGATACAAATGTCTCCTAGAGGAACCTTACCCCTGAAACTATACCCCGCCAGCCTCGGCTCTCTGACTTATAGACTGCCAGTAGCCAGCGCCCAGGTGAAGTCAGCCCTGCTCCTTGCTGGTCTCGCCAGCGAGGGATCCGTTACGGTCATAGAGCCAGTGCCTACCCGCAACCATACCGAGCTCATGCTCCAGGCTCTGGGAGTGGACATCCAGATCTCCGGGAATCACATAACCATCGGGGCCGGACGGCAGACTATCCCCCCATTTACGTTGGCGGTTCCCGGCGATCCTTCTTCAGCCGCCTTCCCGGTTGCCCTGGCCGTCCTGCAACGAGACATGCAGCTGAACATCGATGATCTCCTGCTCAATCCCACCCGGATGGGATTCTACCACGCCTTACAGCGTATGGGCGCCCAGGTGACCTGGACCAGTAAGCGCCAGGCCTTGGGTGAGGAGGTCGGCAGCCTGACTATCCGTTCATCATCCCTCCGGGGTGTAAAACTCTCAGGAGATGAAATCCCTGCCCTTATTGACGAGCTCCCTATCCTGGCTGTGTTGGCCACTCAGGCTAAGGGCGAGACGGTAGTGCGGGATGCCGATGAGCTGCGGGTCAAAGAGAGTGACCGTATTAAGGCCGTATGCGAGAACCTGGTTCGCATGGGAGGCCGGGTGCAGGAGCTCCCGGACGGATTCCGTATTCTGGGCCCCACCTCCCTGAGAAGAGCTACGATCACCACCTACAGCGATCATCGCATCGCCATGGCCTTCACCGTGGCGGGCCGCATTGCTGCCGGCACTACCACCCTTGACGACCCTGACTGCGTAGAAATCTCATTTCCCGGTTTCCATCAGCTGATCGATCAAGTGGCGGGAAAAATATCGCCAGGGGTGCCATGAGATCCTTCGCTGTCATCGGTCATCCCCTTGGCCACACCCTCAGTCCCACTTTTCATAATTATCTCTTCGACCGGCTGGTCCTAGATGCCCGCTACAATGCCCTGAACATATCCCCACATGAACTGCCTGTGGTGACCCAGCAACTGCGCCAGGGCCACCTGGACGGTATTAATATTACCCTGCCTTATAAAACTGCCTTCCTGGCCCATCTGGATGAGGTGGCTCCCGACGCCGCACCGGTGGGGGCAGTGAATTGCGTCACCGCAGTTCAGGGACGCCTTACAGGCCACAACACCGATGTAGCCGGCATTCATTTTACCCTCCAGGAAGGTGGCTTCGATGCCAAGGGGACAAGCGTGCTAATTATGGGAGCTGGTGGTGCCGCCCGTGCCGCCATGGCGGCCCTGACGCAGCTGGGTACAGGCCATATCTGCGTAGCAGCTCGGAGAAAGGGGGCGGTGGAGAGCTTCCTGAACGATTTCCGCACGGCCATAGGTAATACGACTCTGGATGGCAGGCTTATGGATCCCGAACTGAATACTACACCCTACCAGCTACTTATCAACGCCACGCCGGTGGGTATGTGGCCCAAAGAAGAAACTTCCCCCCTCAAGGCGAACCAACTCCATCAGGGACAGACCGTTTTCGACCTGGTTTATCACCCGGAAGAGACTCTGCTTATAAGGCAGGCCACCAGCCGAGGCTGCCATGTAATTACCGGGCTGCAGATTTTTATCAGGCAGGGTCTGGCATCTTTGGAACACTGGTTCCCCGGCGTCATTTACAACGATATCGGCACTCTGAATCCAAGGATCGAGGTGTCCACCCTAAGGGCAGTGTTGCTAGATGCCATCAAGAAACGCGCCACCGATCCGGACACGGCGGTACAAGCAGGAGAATCGGCACAATGAGGAAACTTCGCTGGTTGACGGCCGGTGAGTCCCATGGTAAAGGACTAATAGGCATCCTTGAAGGGCTGCCCGCTGGTCTGGAGATTACCGAGGACTATATCGCGTTCCAACTGACCCGGCGGCAGCTGGGCCACGGCCGCAGCGAGCGCATGCAAATCGAAAGTGACCGGGCTGAAATTTACGCCGGTGTTCGCCACGGCAGAACCCTGGGATCCCCTATTGCTCTCATCCTGGCTAATAAGGATTGGGAGAACTGGAAACACATCATGTCGATAGGTCCGCCTGATCGGTCCATCAAACCGGTGACCGTCCCCCGTCCGGGCCATGGCGACCTGGCCGGGATCAAAAAATATGGCTTCGCCGATATCCGCAATGTGCTGGAGCGGGCCAGCGCACGCGAGACAGCTATGAGAGTTGCCTTGGGCAGTCTAGCTCGTAAATTCCTGTCTGAATTGCATATGGAGGTGGGCAGTCGCGTGATCTCCATCCATACCGCGAAAGACGATTTCGAACTGCCGGTTGGTCTATCTCCCGAAGGTCTCAACACCCGGGTGGACGCCTCCCCGGTGCGGTGCCTTAGTAAAAAGGCGGAGAAAGCCATGATTCAGGCCATCGAAAAGGCTAAGGCAGCTGGTGACAGTGTGGGCGGCACCTTCGAAGTTATCGCCGCGGGTATCCCCTACGGCCTCGGCAGCCACATCCAGTGGGACCTTAAGCTGAAAGCCCGCCTGACACACGCGGTAGTGTCTATTAACGCCATTGAGGGCGTAGAAATCGGTCTGGGGTTTGCTGGGTCCCAGCGCTCCGGCAGCGAATGTCAGGATGAAATCATCAGCGAAGGTGAGGCTGGACGTCTTACCCGGCCCACAAATAATGCTGGTGGAATTGAGGCCGGTATAAGCAATGCCCAGCCCATCGTGGTACGGGCAGTGATGAAACCACTACCCACCCTTGCGCAACCACTGCGGTCAGTGAATGTTCTTACGGATAAGCCTGAGCCGGCCCATAAAGAACGCACCGATGCCTGTGCCGTACCGGCGGCCTCCATTGTTGCTGAAAGCATGGTCTGCCTGGTCCTGGCCGATGCCCTGCTGGAAAAATTCGGCGGCGACAGTATGGATCAGGTAAAAGCCCATATGCAGGCCACAGCCCAATATTAACATTTGAGGTGCCTACCATGGATCTCGAATACCACACGCACCACCCAATTGCGACCGACAATATCTGTTTAATTGGGCTCATGGGCAGCGGCAAATCCACTATCGGCATCCTCCTGGCCCAGCGTCTGAGGTACACCTTTGTCGATCTCGACAAAGAGATATCAGTCCGCATGGGTCGCTCCATCCGAGAGATCTTCGAGCAGCTGGGCGAAGAGAAATTCCGTGATGAGGAGCGGAGCCAGCTGCGCCGCTTCTGCCAGCAGGAGCGGCAGGTCATCG
Above is a genomic segment from Candidatus Neomarinimicrobiota bacterium containing:
- a CDS encoding shikimate dehydrogenase; amino-acid sequence: MRSFAVIGHPLGHTLSPTFHNYLFDRLVLDARYNALNISPHELPVVTQQLRQGHLDGINITLPYKTAFLAHLDEVAPDAAPVGAVNCVTAVQGRLTGHNTDVAGIHFTLQEGGFDAKGTSVLIMGAGGAARAAMAALTQLGTGHICVAARRKGAVESFLNDFRTAIGNTTLDGRLMDPELNTTPYQLLINATPVGMWPKEETSPLKANQLHQGQTVFDLVYHPEETLLIRQATSRGCHVITGLQIFIRQGLASLEHWFPGVIYNDIGTLNPRIEVSTLRAVLLDAIKKRATDPDTAVQAGESAQ
- the aroA gene encoding 3-phosphoshikimate 1-carboxyvinyltransferase, producing the protein MHLRLPGDKSISHRALMLAALADGTSHLMNLSPGADLTATRRSLAQCGISIRKEGEEMIVEGCGGNFQSPKGDLDAGNAGTTARLLTGLLAGRGIHARLTGDASLSRRPMGRIATPLQQLGARIQMSPRGTLPLKLYPASLGSLTYRLPVASAQVKSALLLAGLASEGSVTVIEPVPTRNHTELMLQALGVDIQISGNHITIGAGRQTIPPFTLAVPGDPSSAAFPVALAVLQRDMQLNIDDLLLNPTRMGFYHALQRMGAQVTWTSKRQALGEEVGSLTIRSSSLRGVKLSGDEIPALIDELPILAVLATQAKGETVVRDADELRVKESDRIKAVCENLVRMGGRVQELPDGFRILGPTSLRRATITTYSDHRIAMAFTVAGRIAAGTTTLDDPDCVEISFPGFHQLIDQVAGKISPGVP
- a CDS encoding prephenate dehydrogenase/arogenate dehydrogenase family protein; the protein is MTVKGERPRVGIIGFGRFGPVLARLLMPKHEVLAYDIVDITERARSAGAKPASWEEVAKAPTIFLAVPIRRLKKVVAALVPDVKPGTAVMDVCSVKVYPATVMKEYFPPAITTIASHPLFGPDSSYQGFQNLPLVMYPVSPRSQLFDDWVRYFRDQGLRVIEMSPEEHDRLAARSQGITHFIGRVLTEFGIAPTPIDTEGFRDLQLVVEQTCYDSFELFHDLENFNPYTMEMIDAVMKAVDQVKQSILRRE
- the trpC gene encoding indole-3-glycerol phosphate synthase TrpC; this translates as MSILDEILAHKAEEVRQRQERHPVEAFPPRPGEVRDFRGALGKPGLQVIAEVKRRSPSIGNIRMELEPSHLARSYAQAGAAAISVLTDEKYFGGSLEHLMEVRTAVDLPVLQKDFIISEYQVYESYQAGADAILLIADALPQERLEALYWLARSLGLHVLVEGYSESALTRLRQLMPRLAGINSRNLATMKIDLEFMLWSRHLLPTAAIHVAESGIANSADLAKVEQAGYDAALIGTALLRESDPGATLRRFLASLNPEESSG
- a CDS encoding phosphoribosylanthranilate isomerase — protein: MIPVKICGITREKDARLAAQLGAAALGFIFYPLSPRYITPEKARAIAEAVGSHPRKVGVFVNASIEEINHIVVKAGLDLVQLSGNEPPEVCRRVTAPVIKAFRVGTDFQPALAEPYDVHAILLDTHSPGSFGGTGKTFEWSRINRDAFTRPLILSGGLNSRNILRGIEALRPHAVDVNSGVEASPGVKDHVKMNRLFAVLSQTQADDEQVF
- the trpD gene encoding anthranilate phosphoribosyltransferase, with the translated sequence MKTILNQLLGHQDLSMPEAHDVMVRIMSGEFNDSQIAAFLVALRAKGETSSEIAGFAQAMRDKMIKVPISVDAIDMCGTGGDAKGTFNISTVASFVVAGAGVPVAKHGNRSVTSDSGSADVLAALGVDIDMKPDKVAEAVEQVGLGFMFPPSLHPAMKHVMPARRSLSIRTVFNILGPLSNPAGAQRQLLGIFDGTLTETLAKVLRKLGSKQALLVYGEDGLDELTTTTSSKMSHLLETGIVKSSILNPSSLGLPRASLADLKGGSPEENAKITIDILRGQVGPKRDVVLLNAAAGLMVGGAVAELKDGIALAAESIDSGRALKVLENLVAF
- the trpA gene encoding tryptophan synthase subunit alpha, coding for MRRIARLFRSPGKKLVPFFTAGFPQLESTLPLVLAAEKAGAQMVEIGMPFSDPLADGPVIQRTSQTALANGVTIPWILDTVAQIRKRSQLPITLMGYINPLLKMGLETFLARAQASGVDGLIIPDLPPEQGAEFYQQARKLGISTIYLVAPNTPDARIQHLSREAEDLLYAVSILGVTGSTLSARQGLARYLDRVRAASEVPFVVGFGLTTPEDIHQVAARADGVVVGSALLARIEKSSDPVQETTQFLRSLAAALAQEKRPAGQDKRNA
- the trpB gene encoding tryptophan synthase subunit beta, which gives rise to MMNKSSKLKSSGYAQPDSHGRFGEFGGQYVPETLLPALQALEQAYAAAKADRNFQDELDHLFHHYAGRPTPLYHARQLSRELGANLYLKREDLAYTGAHKINNTLGQILLARRMGKTRIIAETGAGQHGVATASVAAQFGLTCLVYMGEEDMHRQRLNVFRMELLGAEVRPVASGTKTLKEATSEAIRDWVANVEDTHYLLGSVVGPHPYPMLVRDFQTVIGRETKLQFAQQVGGLPDLLVACVGGGSNAIGLFHPFLDDPVRMVGVEAAGRGLDSGAHAATLIKGTKGVLHGSASYLLQTDDGQVQLPHSISAGLDYPGVGPEHSYLKERGRVTYLSATDDEALTAFQWLAEKEGIIPALEPAHALAALQQKKIDLAEGMNVILCLSGRGDKDVQTVAAALGRGIS
- a CDS encoding aminodeoxychorismate/anthranilate synthase component II; this translates as MILVLDNYDSFTYNLVQYIGHFTEEVEVIRNDALPLEELRRKSPEKIIISPGPGRPENAGLSVAVVQELGPTIPILGVCLGHQAVAAAYGGKVVQAPEIRHGKLSTIKHNGRSLFSGIPSPLQATRYHSLIVEEASLPAELLVTARSDSGLVMGIAHQSHPVLGVQFHPESILTEYGLHMIENFIVRFP
- the aroF gene encoding 3-deoxy-7-phosphoheptulonate synthase translates to MLVIMDARATDEDIQRVENRIRELGYKAHPIPGATRLAIGVTGNQGIEDRIYLEGLPGVQQVIPVTKPYKLASRETKPENSVVTVGHVKFGDGSVVMIAGPCAVESREQTLRIAEAVASLGAQMLRGGAYKPRTSPYTFQGLGEPGLVILAEARERTGLPVVTEVVDPGLAPLVAKYADMLQIGTRNMQNFELLKEVGKLGKPVLMKRGMSATLDETLMSAEYLMSHGTHDVVICERGVRTFASHARNTLDVSVIPALKQVSHLPIIVDPSHASGNRNSVIPLALAGVGAGADGLIVDVHDDPDHALVDGPQALLPKDFQALMGLLEKVTAALGRQFVLHRQPGKEPSNDALALAGR
- the aroC gene encoding chorismate synthase, with protein sequence MRKLRWLTAGESHGKGLIGILEGLPAGLEITEDYIAFQLTRRQLGHGRSERMQIESDRAEIYAGVRHGRTLGSPIALILANKDWENWKHIMSIGPPDRSIKPVTVPRPGHGDLAGIKKYGFADIRNVLERASARETAMRVALGSLARKFLSELHMEVGSRVISIHTAKDDFELPVGLSPEGLNTRVDASPVRCLSKKAEKAMIQAIEKAKAAGDSVGGTFEVIAAGIPYGLGSHIQWDLKLKARLTHAVVSINAIEGVEIGLGFAGSQRSGSECQDEIISEGEAGRLTRPTNNAGGIEAGISNAQPIVVRAVMKPLPTLAQPLRSVNVLTDKPEPAHKERTDACAVPAASIVAESMVCLVLADALLEKFGGDSMDQVKAHMQATAQY